One part of the Streptomyces sp. NBC_00286 genome encodes these proteins:
- a CDS encoding branched-chain amino acid ABC transporter permease, with protein sequence MSDFLVYLITGLGTGCGIALIGSGLVLIHRVTRVVNFAQGTFAVVGALTAISLLDTGLPHGLAEVLGVAVAAVVGLLCGMIAIGRRGTSPQAALMVTLGLGILAYAVEVMLWGDQGRSSEGLSGAVTVFGARIQTHYLLIIGVTAAVFAALAALFGRTDAGKALSACSSNPYAARVVGISVTRMGLIAFAVGGALGGLAGVLLAPMNSMAFDSDVALIINGFAAAVVGSMHHIGRTLAGALFLGVAEAMVAGYGSATYQTVVALGLVLALMIGQAARTHSVVAEAG encoded by the coding sequence ATGAGCGACTTCCTCGTCTACCTCATCACCGGACTGGGCACCGGCTGCGGCATCGCGCTGATCGGCAGCGGCCTGGTGCTCATCCACCGGGTGACGCGTGTGGTCAACTTCGCTCAGGGCACCTTCGCCGTCGTCGGGGCGCTGACCGCCATCTCGCTCCTCGACACCGGCCTCCCGCACGGGCTCGCCGAAGTGCTCGGGGTCGCCGTCGCCGCCGTCGTGGGACTGCTCTGCGGCATGATCGCCATCGGGCGGCGGGGCACCTCGCCGCAGGCCGCGCTGATGGTCACCCTGGGCCTTGGCATTCTGGCGTACGCCGTGGAGGTCATGCTCTGGGGGGACCAGGGCCGGTCCTCCGAGGGGCTCTCCGGCGCTGTGACCGTGTTCGGCGCTCGTATCCAGACCCACTACCTGCTCATCATCGGCGTCACCGCGGCCGTATTCGCCGCGCTGGCCGCGCTGTTCGGCCGTACCGACGCCGGCAAGGCCCTCTCCGCCTGCTCCTCCAACCCGTACGCGGCCCGCGTCGTCGGGATCTCCGTCACCCGCATGGGGCTGATCGCCTTCGCCGTCGGCGGCGCTCTCGGCGGTCTGGCCGGCGTTCTGCTGGCGCCTATGAACTCGATGGCCTTCGACTCCGACGTGGCGCTGATCATCAACGGTTTCGCGGCGGCGGTCGTCGGGTCCATGCATCACATCGGCCGCACGCTGGCCGGTGCGCTGTTCCTCGGAGTGGCCGAAGCGATGGTCGCGGGCTATGGAAGCGCCACGTACCAGACCGTGGTGGCGCTGGGTCTGGTCCTGGCGCTGATGATCGGGCAGGCGGCCCGCACCCACAGCGTCGTGGCGGAGGCCGGATGA
- a CDS encoding ABC transporter ATP-binding protein, producing the protein MSASQPPRSDVVDAVEVRDLVVRYGAATALDNVSLRVAPGEMVALVGPNGAGKSTLVNTLTGILTPASGSVEVRARIAQVPEGRQMFGDLTVDDNLRLGAWQLPGRGKSRRKQRDTSWVYELLPDLVRVRDRKAGGLSGGQQQMVAVGRALMSRPEVLVIDELSLGLAPLIVADLAEHLTELNREQGTAVVLIEQNARLALDLCSRAYVLEAGRIAAEGDSADLAASPDIARAYLGEAQALPSPPDAQDDPGPYAPRADGPGPDAPGPDDRATADPALTPGKAKTARGNQDTAVQAAQAATREAK; encoded by the coding sequence ATGAGCGCCTCGCAACCGCCCCGGAGTGATGTCGTCGATGCCGTCGAGGTACGCGACCTGGTGGTCCGCTACGGCGCGGCGACCGCCCTCGACAACGTCTCGCTGCGGGTCGCGCCCGGTGAGATGGTCGCCCTCGTCGGGCCCAACGGAGCCGGCAAGTCCACCCTGGTCAACACCCTGACCGGGATCCTGACACCGGCCTCCGGCAGCGTGGAGGTACGGGCCAGGATCGCCCAAGTACCCGAGGGGCGGCAGATGTTCGGCGACCTCACCGTCGACGACAATCTGCGCCTGGGCGCCTGGCAGCTGCCCGGCCGCGGCAAGAGCCGTCGCAAGCAGCGTGACACCTCATGGGTGTACGAACTCCTCCCGGACCTGGTGCGGGTACGCGACCGGAAGGCGGGCGGGCTGTCGGGAGGCCAGCAGCAGATGGTCGCCGTCGGACGCGCCCTGATGAGTCGGCCGGAGGTCCTCGTGATCGACGAGCTGTCTCTCGGCCTCGCGCCCCTCATCGTCGCGGACCTCGCCGAGCACCTGACCGAGCTCAACCGGGAGCAGGGCACGGCCGTTGTGCTCATCGAGCAGAACGCGCGGCTCGCCCTGGACCTGTGCAGCCGCGCCTACGTCCTGGAAGCGGGACGCATCGCCGCCGAGGGCGACAGCGCCGACCTGGCCGCCAGCCCCGACATCGCCCGGGCCTACCTCGGCGAGGCCCAGGCACTCCCGAGCCCTCCGGACGCTCAGGACGACCCGGGCCCGTACGCCCCACGCGCGGATGGCCCCGGCCCGGACGCCCCAGGTCCGGACGACCGGGCCACGGCCGACCCCGCACTCACGCCCGGCAAGGCCAAGACCGCCCGGGGCAACCAGGACACCGCCGTCCAGGCCGCGCAGGCCGCGACACGGGAGGCGAAATGA
- a CDS encoding ABC transporter ATP-binding protein, which produces MTEPLLRVSGLSRSFGGVYAVDGVDLTVERTSTVGIIGPNGAGKSTLFNLVSGQLPAERGEIRLDGRRIDRLPPHHRARLGIAIVFQGARTFHGMSVLENAMVGAHATTGAGFAAAALRLPRHRREERLIAERAREAVRRVGLEDWADRPAELLPLGQQRALQVARALCGEPTLLLLDEPASGLRAGERDRLAELIEQLRADGLTIMLVEHDVALVGRLADRVTVLDLGRVIAEGTPDEIRTDPRVVTAYLGTEAAA; this is translated from the coding sequence GTGACCGAGCCCCTGCTCCGGGTGAGCGGCCTGTCACGGTCGTTCGGCGGGGTGTACGCCGTGGACGGCGTCGACCTGACGGTAGAACGTACGAGCACCGTCGGAATCATCGGCCCCAACGGGGCGGGCAAGTCGACCCTGTTCAACCTGGTCAGCGGTCAACTGCCCGCCGAGCGGGGCGAGATCCGACTCGACGGACGACGCATCGACCGACTGCCGCCCCACCACAGAGCCCGCCTCGGGATCGCCATCGTCTTCCAGGGCGCCCGCACCTTCCACGGGATGAGCGTGCTGGAGAACGCGATGGTCGGCGCCCACGCCACCACCGGCGCCGGATTCGCGGCAGCCGCACTCAGGCTGCCGCGCCACCGCCGGGAGGAACGCCTGATCGCCGAGCGGGCACGCGAGGCGGTACGGCGGGTCGGGCTCGAGGACTGGGCGGACCGCCCCGCGGAGCTGCTGCCGCTCGGGCAGCAGCGCGCGCTCCAGGTCGCCCGCGCCCTGTGCGGGGAACCCACCCTGCTGCTCCTCGACGAACCCGCCTCCGGCCTGCGGGCCGGGGAACGGGACCGGCTCGCCGAGCTCATCGAGCAACTGCGTGCGGACGGACTCACCATCATGCTCGTCGAACACGACGTCGCCCTCGTCGGCCGCCTCGCCGACCGTGTCACCGTCCTGGACCTGGGCAGGGTCATCGCCGAGGGCACGCCGGACGAGATACGTACCGATCCGCGGGTCGTCACCGCGTATCTGGGCACGGAGGCGGCTGCATGA
- a CDS encoding ABC transporter substrate-binding protein, with translation MRPRTPIAALTIGLALTVTACGGGSSASSADDGPIEIGMITSLTGQLQTLGTEGRKAAELAVEQINKDGGVLGRKLELTVKDDKSLPDQSVLAFNAFKDQGVTAVLGSPSAGSALATLPAVDRAEIPYISLSPADEQVAPVHPYVFVVPALASDYAERLLQYYKSEGVTKLAVAYDTKTAYPTAGYKAMKAKAGEYGIKVVATEEIQSTASDFSAVFTHVKGTDAQALAVWVTGPASVVLTKQYAASGLDVPISFTGSQASKLWLDPAGKAAEGAIVAGSIGLVGDTLPDGAQKKAIEAVNKPFTQKYNYPPPQFAQDGYTGVQLLAAAIEKAKSTDHEKIRQAMEELTLATPNGTYRYSAKDHSGLSPDYISVNAVTDGKFVPTVWSKSELEKVAN, from the coding sequence GTGCGCCCTCGTACGCCCATTGCCGCTCTCACCATCGGTCTGGCGCTCACCGTCACAGCGTGTGGAGGCGGTTCGTCCGCGTCCTCCGCCGATGACGGCCCGATCGAGATCGGCATGATCACCTCGCTCACCGGTCAGCTCCAGACCCTCGGTACCGAGGGCCGCAAGGCCGCGGAGCTGGCGGTCGAGCAGATCAACAAGGACGGCGGGGTCCTCGGACGGAAGCTGGAGCTGACGGTCAAGGACGACAAGAGCCTGCCCGACCAGTCCGTACTGGCCTTCAACGCGTTCAAGGACCAGGGCGTGACCGCGGTCCTCGGCTCACCGTCCGCGGGGTCGGCGCTGGCCACGCTGCCCGCGGTGGACCGGGCGGAGATCCCGTACATCTCCCTGAGTCCGGCCGACGAGCAGGTGGCGCCCGTCCATCCGTACGTCTTCGTCGTCCCGGCCCTGGCCTCCGACTACGCCGAGCGGCTGTTGCAGTACTACAAGTCGGAGGGCGTCACCAAGCTGGCCGTGGCCTACGACACCAAGACCGCGTATCCGACCGCCGGCTACAAGGCGATGAAGGCGAAGGCCGGGGAGTACGGCATCAAGGTCGTCGCCACCGAGGAGATCCAGAGCACCGCGTCCGACTTCAGCGCCGTCTTCACGCACGTCAAGGGCACCGACGCCCAGGCGCTCGCGGTATGGGTGACCGGCCCCGCGTCCGTCGTCCTCACCAAGCAGTACGCCGCCTCGGGACTGGACGTCCCGATCTCCTTCACCGGCTCCCAGGCCAGCAAGTTGTGGCTCGACCCGGCCGGCAAGGCCGCCGAGGGCGCCATCGTCGCCGGTTCCATCGGCCTGGTCGGCGACACGCTGCCCGACGGAGCGCAGAAGAAGGCCATCGAGGCCGTCAACAAGCCGTTTACGCAGAAGTACAACTACCCGCCGCCGCAGTTCGCGCAGGACGGATACACCGGGGTCCAGCTGCTGGCCGCCGCCATCGAGAAGGCGAAGAGCACCGACCACGAGAAGATCCGGCAGGCGATGGAGGAGCTGACGCTCGCCACCCCGAACGGCACCTACCGCTACAGCGCGAAGGACCACTCGGGCCTGTCACCCGACTACATCTCGGTCAACGCCGTCACCGACGGCAAGTTCGTGCCGACCGTCTGGTCCAAGAGCGAGTTGGAGAAGGTGGCCAATTGA
- a CDS encoding TetR/AcrR family transcriptional regulator, translating into MTISEAGGDAPAQDAPPLGRRERKRQQVRDQLYSAAVGLFVAQGYEATTMEQIAESADVARATVFNHFSQKVGFLEEWGVRRRARVAAILGQEHAEDLPVGDRLRRYLGEMADLNVTSRAETTVLMDASARFGRLLQDPSLETELAKIVEEGRQRGEIRSQVDPEQAGALLASCYFSSVLRWIREEPAPFDLPGRLDGALDIILLGILAHP; encoded by the coding sequence ATGACGATCTCTGAGGCGGGAGGCGACGCGCCCGCACAGGACGCCCCGCCCCTCGGGCGCCGCGAGCGGAAGCGGCAGCAGGTGCGTGACCAGCTGTACAGCGCCGCGGTGGGGCTGTTCGTCGCCCAGGGCTACGAGGCGACGACCATGGAGCAGATCGCCGAGTCCGCCGACGTCGCCCGGGCCACCGTCTTCAACCACTTCTCACAGAAGGTCGGCTTCCTGGAGGAGTGGGGCGTCCGCCGCCGAGCTCGAGTCGCCGCCATCCTCGGCCAGGAGCATGCCGAGGACCTGCCGGTCGGCGACCGGCTGCGCCGCTACCTGGGGGAGATGGCCGACCTCAACGTCACCTCCCGTGCGGAGACCACTGTCCTGATGGATGCCTCCGCGCGCTTCGGCCGCCTGCTTCAGGACCCCTCTCTGGAAACCGAACTCGCGAAGATCGTCGAGGAGGGGCGGCAGCGCGGAGAGATCCGGTCGCAGGTCGACCCTGAGCAGGCCGGCGCTCTGCTCGCGTCCTGCTATTTCTCCTCGGTCCTGCGCTGGATCCGCGAGGAGCCGGCGCCGTTCGACCTGCCCGGCCGCCTCGATGGGGCGCTCGACATCATCCTGCTGGGCATCCTCGCGCATCCGTGA
- a CDS encoding MBL fold metallo-hydrolase, which produces MAPVLSPADRIDLDHGCHAWVPGAAGWGMSNAGLVTGRGESLLVDTLYDLRLTRAMLDGLAPVTDAAPVSTVVNTHGNGDHWFGNQLVAHAEIIAARGSLTDMRQVGPAEMRALTGADTDAGRFARRIFGRFDYSGIQPLLPHRVFDGETVLDIGGTEVHLIDVGPAHSAGDTIVHVPRARTVYTGDIVFAGSTPVIWHGPFANWLTACDLLLSLDVDTIVPGHGPVTTKEAVRTVHDYLSYVHEQATARFSAGMPAEAAARDINLGGFADLDESERLAVNVHTVYRELDASLPPLDGPQLFGRMADFACPCPGL; this is translated from the coding sequence GTGGCTCCCGTACTTTCCCCAGCCGACCGGATCGACCTCGACCATGGCTGTCATGCGTGGGTACCGGGTGCGGCCGGATGGGGTATGAGCAACGCCGGGCTGGTCACCGGCCGGGGCGAGTCCCTGCTCGTCGACACCCTTTACGACCTGCGCCTCACCCGGGCCATGCTCGACGGGCTGGCGCCGGTGACCGACGCCGCGCCCGTCTCGACCGTGGTCAACACCCATGGCAACGGCGACCACTGGTTCGGCAACCAGCTCGTGGCCCACGCCGAGATCATCGCGGCCCGTGGCTCGCTGACCGACATGCGGCAGGTGGGCCCGGCCGAGATGCGGGCACTGACCGGCGCGGACACGGACGCGGGACGGTTTGCCCGCCGGATCTTCGGCCGCTTCGACTACTCCGGCATCCAACCCCTGCTTCCGCACCGGGTGTTCGACGGCGAGACGGTCCTCGACATCGGCGGGACGGAGGTCCATCTGATCGACGTGGGCCCCGCACACAGCGCCGGGGACACGATCGTCCACGTACCGCGTGCGCGGACCGTCTACACCGGAGACATCGTCTTCGCCGGTTCCACGCCGGTCATATGGCACGGCCCGTTCGCCAACTGGCTCACCGCCTGCGACCTGCTCCTCAGCCTCGACGTGGACACCATCGTGCCCGGCCACGGCCCGGTCACCACAAAGGAGGCAGTCCGCACCGTCCACGACTACCTGTCGTACGTCCACGAACAGGCCACCGCCCGCTTCAGCGCCGGGATGCCCGCCGAGGCGGCCGCACGTGACATCAACCTCGGAGGTTTCGCCGACCTCGACGAGAGCGAACGCCTAGCCGTCAACGTGCACACCGTCTACCGCGAGCTCGACGCCTCGCTGCCCCCGCTCGACGGCCCCCAACTCTTCGGCCGCATGGCCGACTTCGCCTGCCCCTGCCCCGGGCTCTGA
- a CDS encoding winged helix-turn-helix transcriptional regulator: protein MDPRLDRDTSNCSIARTLEIVGEKWTILILREIWYGSHRFSDIERVLGCPRNLLATRLKMLVEEGILATETYKEPGSRSRPKYVITAKGIDLVPAVMGLLQWGDRYRADPEGPAVLARHRECGAHVGVEIRCEQGHPVQAKDIESVPGPAFRMRSPE from the coding sequence ATGGACCCCCGACTCGACCGGGACACGTCCAACTGCTCGATCGCGCGGACTCTTGAGATCGTGGGTGAGAAGTGGACGATCCTGATCCTGCGCGAGATCTGGTACGGCTCGCACCGGTTCAGCGACATCGAACGGGTCCTCGGCTGTCCTCGCAACCTCCTCGCGACGCGGCTCAAGATGCTGGTGGAGGAAGGGATCCTGGCGACCGAGACGTACAAGGAGCCCGGTTCGCGGAGTCGGCCGAAGTATGTGATCACCGCTAAGGGAATCGATCTGGTGCCGGCCGTGATGGGGCTGCTGCAGTGGGGTGACCGTTACCGCGCCGACCCGGAGGGGCCGGCCGTACTGGCGCGACACCGTGAGTGCGGCGCGCACGTCGGCGTCGAGATTCGCTGCGAGCAAGGCCACCCGGTGCAAGCGAAGGACATCGAGAGCGTCCCCGGCCCCGCCTTTCGTATGAGGTCGCCCGAGTGA
- a CDS encoding alpha/beta fold hydrolase has product MNDAQGVRGDAVRSYKNAPTRTLTAGGVTFAYRDLGPRTGVPVVFINHLAAVLDNWDPRVVDGIAARHRVITFDNRGVGASSGSTPKAIEEMAKDAVTFIRGLGLDHVDIHGFSMGGMIAQVIAQTEPRLVRKLILTGTGPAGGEGIKNVTRLSHLDTVRGLFTLQDPKQFLFFTRTANGRRAGKQFLARLKERTRDRDKAISLTSYFAQLKAIHRWGLAQPQDLSVIHQPVLVANGESDRMVPTKNSFELARRLPNADVVVYPDAGHGGIFQFHEQFVTEALNFLER; this is encoded by the coding sequence ATGAATGACGCACAGGGAGTACGAGGCGACGCGGTGAGGTCGTACAAGAACGCACCGACCCGCACCCTCACCGCCGGGGGAGTGACCTTCGCCTACCGCGACCTCGGTCCCCGGACTGGCGTCCCGGTGGTCTTCATCAATCACCTTGCCGCGGTCCTCGACAACTGGGACCCCCGGGTCGTCGACGGCATCGCCGCCAGGCATCGCGTCATCACCTTCGACAACAGGGGTGTCGGCGCCTCCAGCGGCTCGACGCCGAAGGCCATCGAGGAGATGGCGAAGGATGCCGTCACCTTCATCCGCGGACTCGGCCTCGACCATGTCGACATTCACGGCTTCTCGATGGGCGGCATGATCGCCCAGGTGATCGCGCAGACCGAACCGCGGCTTGTCCGCAAGCTGATCCTCACGGGCACCGGCCCCGCGGGCGGTGAGGGCATCAAGAACGTGACTCGACTGTCCCATCTCGACACCGTCCGGGGCCTGTTCACCCTCCAGGACCCGAAGCAGTTCCTCTTCTTCACCCGCACTGCGAACGGGCGCCGAGCCGGAAAGCAGTTCCTGGCCCGCCTCAAGGAGCGCACCCGCGACCGGGACAAGGCGATCTCCCTCACGTCGTACTTCGCCCAGCTCAAGGCCATCCACCGCTGGGGGCTCGCGCAGCCCCAGGACCTCTCGGTCATCCATCAGCCCGTGCTCGTCGCCAACGGCGAGAGCGACCGGATGGTGCCGACGAAGAACTCGTTCGAACTGGCCCGGCGACTGCCGAACGCCGACGTGGTCGTCTACCCCGACGCCGGCCACGGAGGCATTTTCCAGTTCCACGAGCAGTTCGTGACGGAAGCCCTCAACTTCCTTGAGCGGTAG
- a CDS encoding oxidoreductase codes for MATTRPVALVTGASSGIGKEAARALVGAGFEVIGTGRRTSGLTPPAGVTYLDLDVGSDDSATAAVAEVIEKFGRIDVLVNNAGIGSAGAVEENSVAQAQSVLNINVLGVIRMTKAVLPHMRAQGSGRVINISSVLGVAPQPFMALYVASKHAIEGYSESLDHEVREHGIRVLLVQPAYTKTSFDTNAAQPDTPLPLYAERRRDFDEMIAQAMKDGDDPAVVAKVIVSAATDKKPKLRYTAGPLASRVSAARRLVPAGTFDKQIRKTNRLPG; via the coding sequence ATGGCGACAACTCGGCCGGTGGCACTCGTGACAGGTGCCTCATCGGGGATTGGCAAGGAGGCGGCCCGCGCCCTCGTCGGTGCGGGTTTCGAGGTGATCGGCACCGGCCGCAGGACCTCCGGGCTCACCCCGCCCGCCGGAGTGACGTACCTCGATCTCGACGTGGGCAGTGACGACTCGGCCACCGCCGCGGTCGCGGAGGTGATTGAGAAGTTCGGGCGCATCGACGTCCTGGTCAACAACGCCGGTATCGGCTCGGCGGGCGCCGTCGAGGAGAACTCCGTCGCCCAGGCCCAGAGCGTCCTCAACATCAACGTTCTCGGTGTCATCCGAATGACGAAGGCCGTTCTGCCGCACATGCGCGCCCAGGGCAGTGGACGCGTCATCAACATCTCGTCCGTCCTCGGAGTCGCCCCTCAGCCCTTCATGGCTCTCTATGTCGCGTCGAAGCACGCCATCGAGGGCTACTCCGAGTCCCTGGACCACGAGGTCCGCGAGCACGGCATCCGGGTCCTCCTCGTCCAGCCCGCCTACACCAAGACCAGCTTCGACACGAACGCCGCACAGCCCGACACCCCGCTGCCCCTGTACGCGGAGCGACGGCGCGACTTCGACGAGATGATCGCGCAGGCGATGAAGGACGGCGACGACCCCGCCGTCGTCGCCAAAGTGATCGTCAGCGCGGCCACCGACAAGAAGCCGAAGCTGCGTTACACCGCCGGCCCGCTGGCCTCGCGCGTCAGCGCGGCGCGCCGCCTCGTCCCCGCCGGAACGTTCGACAAGCAGATCCGCAAGACCAACCGCCTGCCCGGCTGA
- a CDS encoding strictosidine synthase, whose translation MSTPSTAAQPDVTKHFTSSILLWVRTDQPRQTGMDYWKGPHSGIISATPGLEEYRQIHLAEHNPGRWPATGGVETSIPIDRKIDGVAEVTFQSALAPAQGRKQTKLAYQDEINVFRRTLLYAGPPNSSRWYDVAGPGEKVGARVLVYLRRRDGAGAGEFRKFVKKQLVPALTGTGVLKELRTQTFLPWIEKLWDTPNVAHDNPHDQHFHASLILGFTDTAARDAFFTGNVIQDLSDQLAPLVSAIHAYDVTAALTYVKKGEILPHYQQ comes from the coding sequence ATGAGCACGCCATCGACCGCCGCGCAACCGGACGTGACGAAGCACTTCACGTCCTCGATCCTGTTGTGGGTGCGCACCGACCAGCCCCGTCAGACCGGCATGGACTACTGGAAGGGCCCGCACTCAGGGATCATCTCCGCCACCCCGGGCCTGGAGGAGTACCGCCAGATCCACCTCGCCGAGCACAACCCGGGCCGGTGGCCGGCGACCGGCGGAGTGGAGACCTCGATTCCCATCGACCGGAAGATCGACGGCGTCGCGGAAGTCACCTTTCAATCGGCCCTTGCGCCCGCGCAGGGGCGCAAGCAGACGAAGCTGGCCTACCAGGACGAGATCAACGTGTTCCGCCGCACCCTGCTCTACGCCGGCCCGCCGAACTCATCCCGCTGGTATGACGTCGCAGGCCCGGGCGAGAAGGTCGGTGCCCGAGTCCTGGTCTACCTGCGCCGCAGAGACGGGGCCGGCGCAGGTGAGTTCCGGAAGTTCGTCAAGAAGCAGCTCGTCCCCGCACTCACCGGCACCGGAGTGCTGAAGGAACTGCGCACCCAGACGTTCCTGCCCTGGATCGAAAAGCTCTGGGACACCCCGAACGTCGCCCACGACAACCCCCACGACCAGCACTTCCACGCCTCCCTCATCCTCGGGTTCACCGACACCGCAGCACGGGACGCCTTCTTCACCGGCAACGTGATCCAGGACCTGTCCGACCAGCTGGCACCGCTGGTCTCCGCGATCCACGCCTACGACGTCACCGCCGCCCTCACCTACGTCAAGAAAGGCGAGATCCTCCCGCACTACCAGCAGTGA
- a CDS encoding ester cyclase, which translates to MSSSNVETPTSTADLHRLADEYVRRVNLRDLDALFALYAPDFRSHAADGTTTGVEETRAVLTSFLEAVPDMAAAPVRVVAEDDWFAISFILTGTNTGSFNGTPATGRSIEVLEVRMFKVADGKLTDHWGLIDLATLFAQLQS; encoded by the coding sequence ATGTCTTCCTCGAACGTCGAGACCCCAACGTCCACCGCCGACTTGCACCGGCTTGCCGATGAGTACGTCAGGCGCGTCAACCTGCGTGACCTCGACGCCCTGTTCGCCCTGTACGCGCCGGACTTCCGCTCCCACGCCGCCGACGGCACCACCACCGGCGTCGAGGAGACCCGCGCGGTGCTGACGTCGTTCCTCGAAGCGGTCCCCGACATGGCCGCCGCGCCGGTCCGTGTCGTCGCCGAGGACGACTGGTTCGCGATCAGCTTCATCCTCACCGGCACGAACACCGGGTCCTTCAACGGCACTCCCGCCACCGGCCGATCGATCGAGGTGCTGGAGGTCCGCATGTTCAAGGTGGCCGACGGGAAGCTCACCGACCACTGGGGCCTCATCGACCTGGCGACGCTCTTCGCCCAGTTGCAGTCCTGA